The Eurosta solidaginis isolate ZX-2024a chromosome 4, ASM4086904v1, whole genome shotgun sequence genome includes a window with the following:
- the Zip102B gene encoding zinc transporter ZIP9 gives MTNGTSMLVLLVIVMLVGSYVAGMIPLVMKLSETKLNFVTVLGAGLLVGTALTVIIPEGIRALYVDMVKPQPTEVKTPPVPPSSDNLNHPDGSDFSQTIGLSLVLGFIFMLLVDQISQRKSKSNITATLGLVVHAAADGVALGAAAATAHQDVEIVVFLAIMIHKAPAAFGLVSFLLHEKIDHQQIRKHLLIFSISAPLLTLLTYFGIGQEQKNTLNSLNATGIAMLFSAGTFLYVATVHVLPELSHKSHSYDLQNYHQLDTNDCDIESKVDLRSTARHSKGLTYIELVLLICGSLLPVLTIGHHH, from the coding sequence ATGACCAATGGGACGTCCATGCTTGTACTGCTGGTTATAGTGATGCTTGTCGGTTCATACGTGGCAGGCATGATACCATTGGTAATGAAGCTCAGCGAGACAAAACTGAATTTTGTAACGGTTTTAGGGGCAGGATTACTGGTAGGCACCGCACTCACCGTTATTATACCTGAAGGTATACGGGCACTTTATGTGGATATGGTTAAACCCCAACCAACAGAAGTAAAAACTCCGCCAGTACCTCCATCCTCAGATAATTTGAACCATCCAGATGGATCCGATTTCTCCCAAACCATTGGCTTATCACTTGTGTTAGGATTCATTTTTATGTTGCTTGTGGATCAGATATCACAACGAAAAAGTAAAAGCAACATAACTGCGACTTTGGGACTTGTAGTGCATGCTGCCGCCGATGGTGTTGCACTAGGAGCTGCAGCAGCAACTGCTCATCAGGATGTCGAAATAGTAGTGTTTTTAGCAATAATGATTCACAAGGCGCCGGCCGCCTTTGGTCTAGTTAGTTTTCTTTTGCACGAAAAAATCGATCATCAACAAATACGTAAACATCTTTTAATATTTTCTATATCAGCGCCATTACTAACTCTACTTACCTATTTCGGAATTGGCCAAGAGCAAAAGAATACTCTTAACTCCTTGAATGCAACAGGTATAGCAATGCTTTTTTCAGCTGGCACATTTTTATATGTAGCCACCGTTCACGTACTCCCTGAACTTTCGCATAAATCTCATTCATATGACCTACAAAATTATCATCAACTAGATACTAATGACTGCGATATTGAATCTAAAGTTGATTTGCGGTCCACAGCGCGACATTCAAAAGGATTGACTTATATTGAACTAGTTCTGTTAATATGTGGCTCTTTACTTCCCGTCTTAACGATCGGCCATCATCACTAG